In Ostrea edulis chromosome 6, xbOstEdul1.1, whole genome shotgun sequence, a single window of DNA contains:
- the LOC130046564 gene encoding uncharacterized protein LOC130046564 isoform X1, translating to MDTVFFLMLPVCVSSVSFHTRDSCPADVVEWNKSKHHFNCSKTEFYHCLLDERNRSGEFCISERPSRVQIDFCPRYNSHSGVITTEPCNMQHGCPTVPFTSNEVYKCRYSNKTHTNRLRKG from the exons ATGGACACCGTGTTTTTCCTGATGCTCCCCGTGTGTGTATCTTCAGTATCGTTTCATACACGTGATTCATGTCCAGCGGATGTTGTGGAATGGAACAAGAGCAAACATCACTTCAACTGCTCCAAAACAGAATTTTACCATTGTCTTCTTGACGAAAGGAACAGATCTGGAGAATTTTGTATCAGTGAACGACCCTCTCGAGTTCAGATAG ACTTTTGCCCAAGGTACAACAGCCACTCTGGAGTAATCACGACAGAACCTTGTAATATGCAGCATGGATGTCCTACTGTACCATTTACCTCAAACGAAGTATATAAATGTAGGTactcaaacaaaacacacacta accGACTGCGGAAGGGGTAG
- the LOC130046564 gene encoding uncharacterized protein LOC130046564 isoform X2, which translates to MDTVFFLMLPVCVSSVSFHTRDSCPADVVEWNKSKHHFNCSKTEFYHCLLDERNRSGEFCISERPSRVQIDFCPRYNSHSGVITTEPCNMQHGCPTVPFTSNEVYKYPPCLKINVRK; encoded by the exons ATGGACACCGTGTTTTTCCTGATGCTCCCCGTGTGTGTATCTTCAGTATCGTTTCATACACGTGATTCATGTCCAGCGGATGTTGTGGAATGGAACAAGAGCAAACATCACTTCAACTGCTCCAAAACAGAATTTTACCATTGTCTTCTTGACGAAAGGAACAGATCTGGAGAATTTTGTATCAGTGAACGACCCTCTCGAGTTCAGATAG ACTTTTGCCCAAGGTACAACAGCCACTCTGGAGTAATCACGACAGAACCTTGTAATATGCAGCATGGATGTCCTACTGTACCATTTACCTCAAACGAAGTATATAAAT ACCCACCTTGCCTGAAGATTAATGTGAGAAAATAA